The following coding sequences lie in one Actinomyces capricornis genomic window:
- a CDS encoding collagen-like protein, with the protein MTQPQPPGQPYYPQQPSAPSAPIPGQPYPAQAPGQQVPVAPGAGAAPGQPYPPQAPAGDSFFSNLFDTSKAFAEKFGKVIFIVATVAFVLSWLYAAYKAGDYAGEYNVETGSRSFAFGEFLVNLLFNAPWAFAQIGLVRLFVELVANSAKRTQG; encoded by the coding sequence ATGACACAGCCCCAGCCTCCCGGCCAGCCCTACTACCCCCAGCAGCCCTCGGCGCCCTCCGCCCCGATCCCCGGGCAGCCCTACCCGGCCCAGGCTCCTGGCCAGCAGGTCCCAGTCGCGCCCGGGGCAGGCGCCGCCCCCGGTCAGCCCTACCCGCCCCAGGCCCCGGCCGGCGACTCCTTCTTCAGCAACCTGTTCGACACCTCCAAGGCCTTCGCGGAGAAGTTCGGCAAGGTCATCTTCATCGTCGCCACCGTCGCCTTCGTCCTGAGCTGGCTCTACGCCGCCTACAAGGCCGGTGACTACGCCGGGGAGTACAACGTGGAGACGGGCAGCAGGTCCTTCGCCTTCGGCGAGTTCCTCGTCAACCTCCTGTTCAACGCCCCCTGGGCTTTCGCTCAGATCGGCCTGGTGCGGCTCTTCGTCGAGCTGGTGGCCAACTCGGCCAAGCGCACCCAGGGCTGA
- a CDS encoding YkgB family protein, with protein MTDRTTSSPFVPVARRLLSLDRLSLALLRIGVIVVFLWIGGLKWFKYEADGIIPFIANSPLMRWMIGDPAGYKPHMNPEGVLNKTNRAWHEANSTYAVAIFMGTTIVAIGLLLAAHWIRPELGMLGAMGVIFFSCVTLSFLITTPEVWVSAPAQGAADADLGFPYLSGRGRLVVKDCIQMGAGFVLLVDSARATLRRAGQDAG; from the coding sequence GTGACTGATCGCACTACCAGCAGCCCCTTCGTCCCGGTGGCCCGCCGCCTCCTCTCCCTGGACCGCCTATCCCTGGCGCTCCTGCGCATCGGCGTCATCGTCGTCTTCCTGTGGATCGGCGGGCTCAAGTGGTTCAAGTACGAGGCCGACGGCATCATCCCCTTCATCGCCAACTCGCCGCTCATGCGCTGGATGATCGGGGACCCGGCCGGCTACAAGCCGCACATGAACCCCGAGGGCGTCCTCAATAAGACCAACCGGGCCTGGCATGAGGCCAACTCCACCTATGCGGTGGCGATCTTCATGGGCACCACGATCGTGGCCATCGGCCTGCTGCTGGCCGCGCACTGGATCCGCCCCGAGCTGGGCATGCTCGGGGCGATGGGCGTCATCTTCTTCTCCTGCGTGACGCTGTCCTTCCTCATCACCACCCCCGAGGTGTGGGTCTCGGCCCCCGCCCAGGGCGCGGCCGACGCCGACCTGGGCTTCCCCTACCTGTCGGGGCGCGGGCGCCTGGTGGTCAAGGACTGCATCCAGATGGGCGCCGGCTTCGTGCTGCTGGTGGACTCCGCCCGCGCCACCCTGCGCCGCGCCGGCCAGGACGCCGGCTGA
- a CDS encoding DUF418 domain-containing protein, with translation MRLVTSFTRGVRFPAPDVARGFMLLLIALANVPVWTDTSLAGGALPDYERMSDADSVWVLIRTVLVDRRAYPLFAMLFGFGLVTMINRRVASGERAYLESVTGGGADQAAPELRAWAREQATVDARRLVRRRGWWMVLFGAVHGVFFYGDIIGTYGLMAVIFAGWLARKHRKRAIAACLVVLLWVVMSTYAQGQQQGQYAEQVTGGGALPWMLHNHLVWVFITLIVLTSSMAIPAMFIGARLADTDLLSHPERHRRLLVAVAVGGLGLGALGGLHAGLAYGGWAQPAVTDVMVSELTGPLGACGWLALLALYAGGPRPDGELTGLRWVASAVGRRSMTAYLSQTILFGLIFAVIPWLVGTELRPGDAVAAVIAVGVWLVTVVLCAALERRGDPGPFETLLRTAVARSARRRRIPAPPSAPIQGAPAAA, from the coding sequence ATGCGCCTCGTGACCTCCTTCACCCGTGGAGTTCGGTTCCCCGCTCCCGATGTTGCCCGCGGATTCATGCTCCTGCTCATCGCCCTGGCCAATGTCCCCGTGTGGACGGACACCTCGCTGGCGGGGGGTGCGCTGCCGGATTATGAGCGGATGTCCGACGCCGATTCGGTGTGGGTGCTCATCCGCACCGTGCTGGTGGACCGCCGTGCCTACCCGCTGTTCGCGATGCTCTTCGGCTTCGGGTTGGTGACCATGATCAACCGGCGCGTCGCCTCGGGGGAGCGGGCGTATCTGGAGTCGGTCACCGGGGGCGGCGCGGATCAGGCGGCTCCCGAGTTGCGGGCTTGGGCCCGGGAGCAGGCCACGGTGGATGCCCGCCGCCTGGTGCGTCGCCGGGGCTGGTGGATGGTGCTGTTCGGCGCGGTGCACGGGGTGTTCTTCTACGGGGACATCATCGGCACCTACGGGCTCATGGCCGTCATCTTCGCCGGCTGGCTGGCCCGCAAGCACCGCAAGCGCGCCATCGCCGCCTGCCTCGTCGTCCTGCTGTGGGTGGTCATGTCCACCTACGCCCAGGGGCAGCAGCAGGGGCAGTACGCCGAGCAGGTGACCGGCGGCGGGGCCCTTCCCTGGATGCTTCACAACCACCTCGTCTGGGTCTTCATCACCCTGATCGTCCTGACCTCCAGCATGGCGATCCCGGCGATGTTCATCGGTGCGCGCCTGGCCGACACCGATCTGCTCTCCCACCCCGAGCGCCACCGCCGCCTCCTGGTGGCCGTGGCCGTGGGCGGCCTTGGCCTGGGGGCGCTGGGGGGCCTGCACGCGGGGCTGGCCTACGGGGGCTGGGCTCAGCCGGCGGTCACCGATGTGATGGTCTCCGAGCTCACCGGCCCCCTGGGCGCCTGCGGCTGGCTGGCGCTGCTGGCCCTGTACGCCGGTGGCCCGCGGCCCGACGGCGAGCTGACCGGCCTGCGGTGGGTGGCCTCGGCCGTGGGGCGGCGCTCGATGACGGCCTACCTGTCCCAGACGATCCTCTTCGGCCTCATCTTCGCCGTCATCCCCTGGTTGGTGGGCACCGAGCTGCGCCCGGGCGACGCGGTGGCCGCGGTCATCGCCGTCGGGGTGTGGCTGGTCACTGTCGTGCTGTGCGCGGCCCTGGAGCGGCGCGGCGATCCCGGCCCCTTCGAGACGCTTCTGCGCACAGCCGTGGCCCGCAGCGCCAGGCGGCGGCGCATCCCAGCCCCGCCGTCGGCGCCCATCCAGGGCGCGCCCGCAGCGGCATAG
- the clpB gene encoding ATP-dependent chaperone ClpB: MDTNYTTKSQEAISGAMQAAAAAGNPQIEPAHLLVELLSQEGGVAAALLAAVVPDATARQGVGATARRLLTQLPASSGSTMTQPQPSRALLAALEAASTSAKDLGDEYISTEHLLIGLASGAATTGTVAAALSEAGATPERLTQALPQVRGSARVTSPNPEGTYKTLEKYGTDLTEAARSGRLDPVIGRDSEIRRVIQVLSRRTKNNPVLIGEPGVGKTAVVEGLAQRIVAGDVPDSLAGKRLVALDLSGMVAGAKYRGEFEERLKAVLAEIKDSDGEVITFIDELHTVVGAGGGSEGAMDAGNMLKPMLARGELRMVGATTLDEYREHIEKDPALERRFQQVFVGEPSVEDTVAILRGIAPKYEAHHQVTISDGALVAAATLSDRYITGRQLPDKAIDLVDEAASRLRMELDSSPVEIDELRRRVDRMRMEESYLDESVGEGEADPASVERLERLRAELADASEELAALSARWEAEKAGHNRVGELRAALDEMRTRADLAEREGDFEEAGRLRYGEMPALERQIREAEADDAALEAAGRSGEPMIAEKVGAGEIAEVVGSWTGIPVGRLLQGETEKLLTMEEAIGERLIGQSAAVSAVADAVRRSRAGISDPDRPSGSFLFLGPTGVGKTELAKSLAEFLFDDERAIVRIDMSEYAEKHSVARLVGAPPGYVGYEEGGQLTEAVRRRPYAVILLDEIEKAHPEVFDILLQVLDDGRLTDGQGRTVDFRNTILVLTSNLGSQFLIDPLTGPEEKRNEVMSVVQASFKPEFLNRLDDVIVFEALTKDELGRIVDIQLARMGARLAGRRLTLSVTDAARAWLSDEGYDPAYGARPLRRLVQREIGDVLARMILAGEVADGQSVVVDRVEGESGLSLRVEGRPVSAPSAASAQ, encoded by the coding sequence ATGGACACCAACTACACCACCAAGTCCCAGGAGGCGATCTCCGGGGCCATGCAGGCCGCAGCAGCGGCCGGCAACCCCCAGATCGAGCCCGCCCACCTGCTCGTCGAGCTGCTCTCCCAGGAGGGGGGCGTGGCCGCCGCCCTGCTCGCCGCCGTCGTCCCCGACGCCACCGCCCGCCAGGGCGTGGGTGCCACCGCCCGGCGCCTGCTCACCCAGCTGCCGGCCTCCTCGGGCTCCACCATGACCCAGCCCCAGCCCTCCCGCGCCCTCCTGGCCGCCCTCGAGGCGGCCTCCACCAGCGCCAAGGACCTGGGGGATGAGTACATCTCCACCGAGCACCTGCTCATCGGCCTGGCCTCCGGCGCGGCCACCACCGGCACCGTCGCCGCCGCCCTGTCCGAGGCCGGCGCCACCCCCGAGCGCCTGACCCAGGCCCTGCCCCAGGTGCGCGGCTCGGCCCGCGTCACCTCCCCCAACCCCGAGGGCACCTACAAGACCCTGGAGAAGTACGGCACCGACCTGACCGAGGCCGCCCGCTCCGGCCGCCTCGACCCCGTTATCGGGCGCGACTCCGAGATCCGCCGCGTCATCCAGGTCCTGTCCCGGCGCACCAAGAACAACCCCGTCCTCATCGGCGAGCCCGGTGTGGGCAAGACCGCCGTCGTCGAGGGCCTGGCCCAGCGCATCGTCGCCGGGGACGTGCCCGACTCCCTGGCCGGCAAGCGCCTGGTCGCCCTCGACCTGTCCGGGATGGTCGCCGGTGCCAAGTACCGCGGCGAGTTCGAGGAGCGCCTCAAGGCCGTCCTGGCCGAGATCAAGGACTCCGACGGCGAGGTCATCACCTTCATCGACGAGCTCCACACCGTCGTCGGTGCCGGTGGCGGCAGCGAGGGCGCGATGGACGCCGGCAACATGCTCAAGCCCATGCTCGCCCGCGGCGAGCTGCGCATGGTGGGCGCCACCACCCTGGACGAGTACCGCGAGCACATCGAGAAGGACCCCGCCCTGGAGCGCCGCTTCCAGCAGGTCTTCGTCGGCGAGCCCAGCGTGGAGGACACCGTCGCCATCCTGCGCGGCATCGCCCCCAAGTACGAGGCCCACCACCAGGTGACCATCTCCGACGGCGCCCTGGTGGCCGCCGCCACCCTCTCCGACCGCTACATCACCGGCCGCCAGCTGCCGGACAAGGCCATCGACCTGGTCGACGAGGCCGCCTCCCGCCTGCGCATGGAGCTGGACTCCAGCCCCGTGGAGATCGACGAGCTGCGCCGCCGCGTGGACCGCATGCGCATGGAGGAGTCCTACCTCGATGAGTCCGTCGGCGAGGGCGAGGCCGACCCCGCCTCCGTCGAGCGCCTGGAGCGCCTGCGCGCCGAGCTGGCCGACGCCTCCGAGGAGCTGGCCGCTCTCAGCGCCCGCTGGGAGGCCGAGAAGGCCGGGCACAACCGCGTCGGGGAGCTGCGCGCCGCCCTGGACGAGATGCGCACCCGCGCCGACCTGGCCGAGCGCGAGGGCGACTTCGAGGAGGCCGGCCGCCTGCGCTACGGCGAGATGCCCGCGCTGGAGCGCCAGATCCGCGAGGCCGAGGCCGACGACGCCGCCCTGGAGGCCGCCGGGCGCTCCGGCGAGCCCATGATCGCCGAGAAGGTCGGCGCCGGTGAGATCGCCGAGGTCGTGGGCTCCTGGACCGGTATCCCCGTGGGGCGGCTGCTCCAGGGCGAGACCGAGAAGCTGCTGACCATGGAGGAGGCCATCGGCGAGCGCCTCATCGGCCAGTCCGCTGCCGTGAGCGCCGTGGCCGACGCGGTGCGGCGCTCGCGGGCCGGAATCTCCGACCCTGATCGCCCCTCGGGTTCCTTCCTCTTCCTGGGCCCCACGGGCGTGGGCAAGACCGAGCTGGCCAAGTCGCTGGCCGAGTTCCTCTTCGACGACGAGCGCGCCATCGTGCGCATCGACATGTCCGAGTACGCCGAGAAGCACTCGGTGGCCCGCCTCGTGGGAGCTCCCCCCGGCTACGTGGGCTACGAGGAGGGCGGCCAGCTCACCGAGGCGGTGCGCCGCCGCCCCTACGCGGTGATCCTGCTCGACGAGATCGAGAAGGCCCATCCCGAGGTCTTCGACATCCTCCTGCAGGTCCTCGACGACGGGCGCCTGACCGATGGCCAGGGCCGCACCGTGGACTTCCGCAACACCATCCTGGTGCTCACCTCCAACCTGGGCTCGCAGTTCCTCATCGACCCGCTGACCGGCCCCGAGGAGAAGCGCAATGAGGTGATGAGCGTGGTCCAGGCCTCCTTCAAGCCCGAGTTCCTCAACCGGCTCGACGACGTCATCGTCTTCGAGGCGCTGACCAAGGACGAACTGGGCCGGATCGTGGATATCCAGCTCGCCCGGATGGGGGCGCGCCTGGCCGGGCGGCGCCTGACCCTGAGCGTGACCGATGCGGCCCGTGCCTGGCTGTCCGACGAGGGCTATGACCCCGCCTACGGGGCCCGGCCCCTGCGCCGCCTGGTGCAGCGCGAGATCGGCGACGTGCTGGCCCGGATGATCCTGGCCGGGGAGGTGGCCGATGGGCAGAGCGTGGTGGTCGACCGCGTCGAGGGCGAGTCGGGCCTGAGCCTGAGAGTCGAGGGCCGGCCGGTCAGCGCCCCCTCGGCGGCCTCCGCCCAATAG
- a CDS encoding Rv0909 family putative TA system antitoxin, with the protein MGLGDLTKKASEALGSDKGEEISDKALDAAADAAKKATGGKFDDKIDSAREAADGKLGNA; encoded by the coding sequence ATGGGACTTGGTGACCTGACGAAGAAGGCCAGCGAGGCTCTCGGCTCCGACAAGGGCGAGGAGATCAGCGACAAGGCGCTCGACGCCGCTGCCGACGCCGCGAAGAAGGCCACCGGCGGCAAGTTCGACGACAAGATCGACTCCGCGCGCGAGGCTGCCGACGGAAAGCTCGGCAACGCCTGA
- a CDS encoding prolyl oligopeptidase family serine peptidase, whose product MHDHAPDVDPAPAQVTAPDVDPRQAAGAPAAGDRAAGEALPPVPDWLDEVEGERALAWVEQRNEETRAAYADDPGFTGLAESIESILDSPDRIPMVSERAGMLYNFWTDAEHPRGLWRRTTWLDYASGAPGGGGEAPEPQWEVLLDLDALGREEGRTWVWHGAQVLDTGPRAGRRALVTLSEGGSDADITREFDLEKRRFIPAQEGGFLRPSSKGSMSWADEEGESVLLVTDLGEGSLTHSGYPRQVRRMRRDQCPEQAEVLGTAATAAVAASAFYDHWGRTWLATAPDFYSTRIWLVDDGTGDGQDGAPQGGGDGGGDGARAGAPRAGAAAPGGLGSEEESVPRGVRLEVPESAQVGMSRDWLTVELREPWRVGGRTYAQGSLLAAPLQDFLRGERHLTVLFEPTASTSLAGASWSRSHLILTVLDDVVPRLEILTPPPMDADHQPWDRHGLDPAALGQVPRSPVSGSAQLRPGRALVTLSASPVNARHGDELWLSLSGWTTPATLAVARIGDSGRVEGCAVLRRAPARFDAQDVEVSQHVAVSRDGTPIPYFQVGRPAPEGSPAPTILYGYGGFEHSLLPHYQPVMGRAWLERGGMYAVANIRGGGEYGPAWHQAALRDRRLRAYEDFAAVAQSLSERGVTSPERLAVHGGSNGGLLTGVMLTRYPRLIGAVVCEVPLLDMSRYHRLLAGHSWMAEYGDPDDPAQWEFIREFSPFHLLRAGRRYPPLLLVTSTRDDRVHPAHARSMAHRMRQLGQEVTYFENSEGGHGAASTNAQRAFMSALTYEFCWRTLSAAPGDSVPGAAHARDAHHGDGQARDAAEEGAHDHQ is encoded by the coding sequence ATGCACGACCACGCCCCCGACGTCGATCCCGCCCCCGCTCAGGTCACAGCCCCCGACGTCGATCCCCGGCAGGCCGCAGGCGCACCCGCCGCAGGGGATCGCGCCGCGGGCGAGGCCCTGCCCCCGGTGCCGGACTGGCTCGATGAGGTCGAGGGGGAGCGGGCGCTGGCCTGGGTCGAGCAGCGCAACGAGGAGACGCGGGCCGCCTATGCCGACGATCCCGGCTTCACCGGCCTGGCGGAGTCCATCGAGTCGATCCTGGACTCCCCCGACCGCATCCCCATGGTCTCCGAGCGCGCCGGCATGCTCTACAACTTCTGGACCGATGCGGAGCATCCGCGCGGGCTGTGGCGGCGCACCACCTGGCTGGACTACGCCTCCGGCGCCCCCGGCGGGGGCGGGGAGGCCCCCGAGCCGCAGTGGGAGGTGCTCCTGGACCTCGATGCGCTGGGGCGCGAGGAGGGCCGCACCTGGGTATGGCATGGCGCGCAGGTCCTGGACACCGGCCCCCGCGCGGGGCGGCGGGCGCTGGTGACCCTCTCGGAGGGAGGCTCGGATGCGGACATCACCCGGGAGTTCGACCTGGAGAAGCGCCGCTTCATCCCCGCCCAGGAGGGCGGATTCCTCCGCCCGTCCTCCAAGGGGTCGATGAGCTGGGCCGATGAGGAGGGCGAGTCGGTGCTGCTGGTCACCGACCTGGGCGAGGGCTCTCTGACCCACTCGGGCTATCCGCGCCAGGTCCGCCGCATGCGCCGCGACCAGTGCCCCGAGCAGGCCGAGGTCCTGGGCACCGCCGCCACCGCCGCGGTGGCCGCCTCCGCCTTCTACGACCACTGGGGCCGCACCTGGCTGGCCACGGCCCCCGACTTCTACTCCACCCGCATCTGGCTGGTCGACGACGGCACCGGTGACGGGCAGGACGGAGCGCCGCAGGGCGGAGGGGACGGAGGGGGCGATGGCGCCCGGGCAGGCGCCCCGCGGGCGGGGGCCGCCGCCCCGGGCGGCCTGGGCAGTGAGGAGGAGAGCGTGCCCCGCGGGGTGCGCCTGGAGGTGCCCGAGTCCGCGCAGGTGGGGATGAGCCGGGACTGGCTGACGGTCGAGCTGCGCGAGCCCTGGCGGGTCGGGGGCCGCACCTACGCCCAGGGCAGCCTCCTGGCTGCCCCGCTCCAGGACTTCCTCCGGGGCGAGCGCCACCTGACGGTCCTGTTCGAGCCCACGGCGAGCACCTCACTGGCGGGCGCCTCGTGGAGCCGCAGCCACCTCATCCTCACGGTGCTCGACGACGTCGTCCCCCGCCTGGAGATCCTCACCCCACCGCCCATGGATGCCGACCATCAGCCCTGGGACCGCCACGGGCTGGACCCGGCGGCGCTGGGCCAGGTGCCGCGCTCCCCCGTCTCGGGCTCCGCCCAGCTGCGGCCGGGGCGGGCCCTGGTGACGCTCTCGGCGAGCCCGGTCAATGCGCGCCACGGCGATGAGCTGTGGCTGAGCCTGTCGGGGTGGACCACCCCGGCCACCCTGGCCGTGGCCCGCATCGGCGACTCGGGCCGGGTCGAGGGGTGCGCGGTGCTGCGCCGGGCGCCCGCGCGCTTCGATGCCCAGGACGTGGAGGTCAGCCAGCATGTGGCGGTCAGCCGGGATGGCACGCCGATCCCCTACTTCCAGGTGGGTAGGCCCGCACCGGAGGGCTCACCCGCCCCGACGATCCTCTACGGCTACGGGGGCTTCGAGCACTCGCTCCTGCCCCACTACCAGCCGGTCATGGGCAGGGCCTGGTTGGAGCGGGGCGGGATGTACGCGGTGGCCAATATCAGGGGCGGCGGGGAGTACGGGCCCGCCTGGCACCAGGCGGCGCTCCGGGACCGGCGGCTGCGCGCCTACGAGGACTTCGCGGCGGTGGCCCAGAGCCTGAGCGAGCGCGGGGTGACCTCCCCCGAGCGCCTGGCGGTGCACGGCGGCTCCAACGGGGGCCTGCTGACCGGGGTGATGCTCACCCGCTACCCCCGGCTCATCGGGGCGGTGGTCTGCGAGGTCCCGCTGCTGGACATGAGCCGCTACCACCGCCTCCTGGCGGGGCACTCGTGGATGGCGGAGTACGGGGACCCCGACGACCCTGCCCAGTGGGAGTTCATCCGGGAGTTCTCCCCCTTCCACCTTCTGCGCGCCGGACGGCGCTACCCGCCGCTGCTGCTGGTGACCTCCACCCGCGATGACCGGGTGCACCCGGCCCATGCCCGCTCCATGGCCCACCGGATGCGCCAGCTGGGGCAGGAGGTCACCTACTTCGAGAACTCCGAGGGCGGGCACGGGGCGGCCTCGACCAATGCGCAACGGGCCTTCATGAGCGCCCTGACCTACGAGTTCTGCTGGCGCACCCTGAGCGCGGCCCCCGGCGATTCAGTCCCCGGGGCGGCGCATGCGCGAGATGCCCACCACGGTGACGGCCAGGCCCGCGATGCCGCAGAGGAAGGCGCCCACGATCATCAGTGA
- a CDS encoding HAD family hydrolase: MDGTLMDSQPLWDAAFIRCCTELGGTASPEIVAELTGASIRRARELIAATGVAGSWEDALAERVFEAMARQVREAVTAEPPLLPGAREITSALAEVGLAQAIVSASPRPIVERVAQELGDVFVTLVTGDDGVGAKPDPLPYATAVERLGLTPEECVVVEDSPTGAASARSNGLHVVQIGQRKHFPADPGLVVVPDLASITPHMLLWEER; the protein is encoded by the coding sequence ATGGACGGCACCCTCATGGACTCCCAGCCGCTGTGGGACGCCGCCTTCATCCGCTGCTGCACCGAGTTGGGGGGCACGGCCTCCCCCGAGATCGTCGCCGAGCTCACCGGCGCCTCGATCCGCCGCGCGCGAGAGCTCATCGCCGCCACCGGCGTGGCCGGCTCCTGGGAGGATGCTCTGGCCGAGCGGGTCTTCGAGGCCATGGCCCGCCAGGTGCGCGAGGCGGTGACCGCCGAGCCCCCGCTGCTTCCCGGCGCACGGGAGATCACCTCGGCGCTGGCGGAGGTGGGGCTGGCCCAGGCCATCGTCTCGGCCTCGCCCCGCCCGATCGTGGAGCGGGTGGCGCAGGAGCTCGGCGACGTCTTCGTCACCCTGGTCACCGGTGACGACGGAGTGGGGGCCAAGCCCGATCCGCTGCCCTATGCCACCGCGGTGGAGCGCCTGGGGCTGACGCCGGAGGAGTGCGTGGTGGTGGAGGACTCCCCCACGGGGGCGGCCTCGGCGCGCAGCAACGGGCTGCATGTGGTCCAGATCGGGCAGCGCAAGCACTTCCCGGCGGATCCGGGGCTCGTCGTCGTGCCCGACCTGGCCTCGATCACCCCGCATATGCTCCTGTGGGAGGAGCGCTGA
- a CDS encoding DUF4282 domain-containing protein produces the protein MSQPMSPDQNQVPPAPPAPPSQAYVSGTPGTASYAAPPAYPDPAAPQPAPVYPAQPYPGQAMGQMSTPATGNFFGALFDMSFTKYITITWAKVIYILWLIGVGLTWLFGSYGFGSISGANTYRGEFDGAAFLFALIVGIVPALLQVIAGRMLLEFVVAIIRTEMNTRALAERR, from the coding sequence ATGTCCCAGCCGATGAGCCCTGATCAGAACCAAGTGCCGCCTGCCCCGCCCGCTCCACCGTCGCAGGCCTACGTCTCAGGCACCCCGGGCACGGCCTCCTACGCCGCGCCGCCGGCATATCCCGACCCTGCTGCCCCCCAGCCCGCCCCGGTCTACCCCGCCCAGCCCTACCCCGGCCAGGCGATGGGGCAGATGTCCACCCCGGCCACGGGGAACTTCTTCGGCGCTCTGTTCGACATGAGCTTCACCAAGTACATCACCATCACCTGGGCCAAGGTCATCTACATCCTCTGGCTCATCGGAGTGGGTCTGACCTGGCTCTTCGGCTCCTACGGCTTCGGGAGCATCTCTGGCGCCAACACCTACCGCGGCGAGTTCGACGGGGCGGCCTTCCTCTTCGCCCTCATCGTCGGCATCGTCCCCGCCCTGCTCCAGGTGATCGCCGGGCGGATGCTCCTGGAGTTCGTGGTGGCCATCATCCGCACCGAGATGAACACCCGCGCGCTCGCCGAGCGCCGCTGA
- a CDS encoding TetR/AcrR family transcriptional regulator, producing MSSTDAPATAAAPRRRGPGRPRAGSEDKRERILNEAVSLFGARGYAGTSLADIAAAADISKAGLLHHFSSKDALFAKVLERRDQEATLAAHHGDQEGLDPWEHLERYVECLETSVQRRELVAIYAATSVSVLDVQHPAHQWMAERMDRAVESFETSFEAGKASGVVDPGMPSRLVARTLVALCDGLQLQWLCATTPGAAVSARLETSITEEIRLYVQGLKSQWKRAHGATPVQEPAPA from the coding sequence ATGAGCAGCACTGATGCCCCCGCCACGGCCGCCGCGCCCCGGCGTCGTGGCCCCGGACGCCCCCGGGCGGGAAGTGAGGACAAGCGCGAGCGCATCCTCAACGAGGCGGTGTCGCTGTTCGGAGCGCGCGGATACGCCGGCACCTCCCTGGCGGACATCGCGGCCGCCGCCGACATCTCCAAGGCCGGTCTGCTCCACCACTTCTCCTCCAAGGACGCCCTGTTCGCCAAGGTGCTGGAGCGCCGGGACCAGGAGGCGACGCTCGCCGCGCACCACGGGGACCAGGAGGGGCTCGACCCCTGGGAGCACCTGGAGCGCTACGTCGAGTGCCTGGAGACCAGTGTCCAGCGCCGCGAGCTCGTGGCGATCTACGCGGCCACCTCCGTATCCGTCCTCGACGTCCAGCACCCCGCCCACCAGTGGATGGCCGAGCGCATGGACCGGGCCGTGGAGAGCTTCGAGACCAGCTTCGAGGCCGGCAAGGCCTCCGGAGTCGTCGACCCCGGCATGCCCTCACGGCTGGTGGCGCGCACCCTCGTCGCCCTGTGCGACGGCCTGCAGCTCCAGTGGCTGTGCGCCACCACGCCCGGCGCCGCAGTCTCAGCCCGCCTGGAGACCAGCATCACCGAGGAGATCCGCCTCTACGTGCAGGGCCTCAAGAGCCAGTGGAAACGTGCCCACGGCGCGACGCCCGTCCAGGAGCCCGCCCCCGCCTGA
- a CDS encoding endonuclease domain-containing protein, whose translation MPHLIRSSRLAPVTDLQGRSAIRLSRGIYWEPDPRAQGWQHRHTLCLARAKAAHLSHTGSYLSHTSAALWLGLAQYSQQPDVYLAVGSRPTHMPLPVVEFTASGEPFASAHPRFDRQLTLWRRGLDLHRDELVVANGLPMTSPLRTAFDCACDEPALNALSIADSALRLVCRPDRRHPTDATAPWAQAIRVWDELIARHPRRRGIAQARAILAAASPWAESVLESATRWLLHAIGAEPPHLQHQISLGTGPAWVDLCWPQYQLIIEVDGRVKYASRQDAWKEKHRQDAIHELGWTFLRLSSSDLARPEALAMRIRQAFPPTAVASFAPRPEFLRPGAALADGLDAASALSRPRSQPRSRSQPQRA comes from the coding sequence GTGCCGCACCTCATTCGCAGCTCGCGCCTCGCCCCGGTCACCGACCTGCAGGGCCGCTCGGCCATCCGCCTGTCCCGGGGCATCTACTGGGAGCCCGACCCCCGGGCCCAGGGCTGGCAGCACCGCCACACCCTCTGCCTGGCGCGGGCCAAGGCGGCACACCTGTCCCACACAGGCTCCTACCTCAGCCACACCTCGGCGGCGCTCTGGCTCGGGCTGGCCCAGTACAGCCAGCAGCCCGACGTCTACCTGGCGGTCGGCTCCAGGCCGACCCACATGCCCCTGCCAGTCGTGGAGTTCACCGCCTCGGGAGAGCCCTTCGCCTCCGCCCATCCGCGCTTCGACCGGCAGCTCACGCTCTGGCGCCGCGGCCTCGACCTGCACAGGGACGAGCTCGTCGTTGCCAACGGCCTGCCCATGACCAGTCCCCTGCGCACCGCCTTCGACTGCGCCTGCGACGAGCCCGCGCTCAACGCCCTGAGCATCGCCGACTCCGCGCTGCGGCTCGTGTGCCGGCCCGACCGGCGCCACCCCACCGACGCTACGGCTCCCTGGGCCCAGGCCATCCGCGTCTGGGACGAGCTCATCGCACGCCACCCCCGGCGTCGGGGAATCGCGCAGGCCCGCGCCATCCTGGCCGCCGCCAGCCCCTGGGCGGAGTCGGTCCTGGAGAGCGCCACTCGATGGCTGCTGCACGCCATCGGCGCGGAGCCACCGCACCTCCAGCACCAGATCAGCCTGGGCACCGGGCCCGCATGGGTGGATCTGTGCTGGCCCCAGTACCAGCTCATCATCGAGGTCGACGGCCGGGTCAAGTACGCCTCCCGCCAGGACGCCTGGAAGGAGAAGCACCGCCAGGACGCCATCCACGAGCTGGGCTGGACCTTCCTGCGCCTCAGCAGCAGCGACCTTGCCAGGCCCGAGGCCCTGGCGATGAGGATCCGCCAGGCCTTCCCGCCGACCGCCGTCGCCTCCTTCGCCCCGCGCCCGGAGTTCCTGCGGCCGGGGGCCGCACTGGCCGATGGCCTCGACGCCGCCTCCGCCCTCTCCCGGCCCCGGTCACAGCCCCGGTCCCGGTCACAACCCCAGCGCGCATAA